One Ricinus communis isolate WT05 ecotype wild-type chromosome 1, ASM1957865v1, whole genome shotgun sequence DNA window includes the following coding sequences:
- the LOC8266687 gene encoding serine/threonine-protein kinase BSK2 isoform X1, whose translation MGCFQSKTTHLASPDEKPLPPAEDKEEEGEEEVKEEEEEEEEEDGSADLKGNEEEEVPPFREFSLAELRAATNGFATHFIVSESGEKAPNVVYKGKLNNNRLVAIKRFSRLSWPDPHQFLTEASGVGKLRHKRLVNLIGCCAEGDERLLVADYMPNDTLSKHLFHWDKQPLPWEMRLRVAFFIAQVLYHCNSLNRNIYHDLNAYRVLFDQDGDPRLSSFGLMKNSRDGKSYSTNLAYTPPEFLRTGRVIPESVIYSYGTVLLDLLSGKHIPPSHALDLIRGKNLLLLMDSSLEGQYANEDATELVELASKCLQYEAKDRPDIRFLLSAVAPLQKLKEVASHVLMGISKTPVLLPTMLSPLGKACARMDLTAVHDILLKTGYKDEEGAENELSFQEWTQQVQDMLNTKKFGDIAFRDKDFKNAVDYYTKLVSMMSVPSGTVFVRRALSYLMIDQAELALRDAMQAQVCLPEWPTAFYVQALALSKLGMETDAQDMLNDGASFEAKRQSSWRI comes from the exons ATGGGTTGCTTTCAATCAAAAACGACGCATTTGGCATCTCCAGATGAAAAGCCACTTCCTCCAGCTgaagacaaagaagaagaaggagaagaagaagtaaaagaagaagaagaagaagaagaagaagaagatggcaGCGCAGATCTAAAAGGAAATGAAGAGGAAGAGGTGCCTCCATTCCGAGAGTTCAGCTTAGCAGAACTAAGAGCTGCCACTAATGGTTTCGCTACCCATTTCATTGTCTCAGAGAGCGGAGAAAAGGCTCCTAATGTGGTCTACAAAGGGAAGCTCAATAACAATCGTCTCGTCGCCATCAAGCGTTTCTCTAGGCTCTCCTGGCCTGACCCTCACCAGTTTCTg ACAGAGGCTTCTGGAGTAGGGAAACTTAGGCATAAGAGATTAGTAAACTTAATAGGCTGCTGCGCTGAGGGCGATGAGCGCTTATTGGTGGCCGACTACATGCCCAATGACACCCTTTCCAAGCATCTCTTTCACT GGGATAAACAGCCATTGCCATGGGAAATGCGCCTCAGAGTTGCTTTCTTTATTGCACAAGTACTTTACCACTGCAATTCCCTTAATCGTAACATTTACCATGATTTGAACGCCTATCGTGTTCTTTTTGATCAG GATGGTGACCCTCGATTATCTAGTTTTGGTCTTATGAAGAACAGCCGAGATGGAAAAAGCTACAGCACTAACTTAGCTTATACTCCCCCTGAATTTTTGCGCACAG GTAGGGTCATCCCTGAGAGTGTAATCTACAGTTATGGAACTGTTTTGCTTGACCTCTTGAGTGGGAAACATATACCTCCGAGCCAT GCATTGGACTTGATAAGGGGGAAgaatttattgttattgatGGATTCATCCTTGGAAGGACAATATGCAAATGAAGATGCAACTGAATTGGTAGAACTTGCCTCAAAATGTCTACAGTATGAGGCTAAAGATCGACCTGATATCAGATTTCTTCTCTCAGCAGTGGCACCCCTTCAGAAGCTGAAAGAG GTTGCATCACATGTGCTAATGGGCATATCGAAAACTCCTGTCCTGCTGCCAACCATGCTTTCCCCACTTGGAAAGGCTTGCGCTAGAATGGATCTTACCGCAGTGCATGATATTTTGCTTAAAACAGGCTATAAAGATGAAGAAGGTGCAGAAAATGAG CTGTCATTTCAAGAGTGGACTCAGCAAGTGCAAGATATGCTGAACACAAAAAAGTTTGGAGACATTGCTTTCAGAGACAAGGATTTCAAAAATGCTGTTGATTATTATACAAAG CTGGTATCGATGATGTCTGTTCCGTCGGGAACTGTTTTTGTGAGGCGAGCCCTCTCATACTTGATGATTGACCAGGCAGAACTTGCCCTGAGAGATGCCATGCAGGCTCAGGTGTGCTTGCCTGAGTGGCCTACTGCCTTTTATGTACAAGCTCTTGCACTCTCCAAGCTTGGGATGGAAACTGATGCTCAGGACATGCTTAATGATGGAGCTTCATTCGAAGCGAAGAGGCAGAGCAGCTGGCGCATTTGA
- the LOC8266687 gene encoding serine/threonine-protein kinase BSK2 isoform X2 — protein sequence MGCFQSKTTHLASPDEKPLPPAEDKEEEGEEEVKEEEEEEEEEDGSADLKGNEEEEVPPFREFSLAELRAATNGFATHFIVSESGEKAPNVVYKGKLNNNRLVAIKRFSRLSWPDPHQFLDGDPRLSSFGLMKNSRDGKSYSTNLAYTPPEFLRTGRVIPESVIYSYGTVLLDLLSGKHIPPSHALDLIRGKNLLLLMDSSLEGQYANEDATELVELASKCLQYEAKDRPDIRFLLSAVAPLQKLKEVASHVLMGISKTPVLLPTMLSPLGKACARMDLTAVHDILLKTGYKDEEGAENELSFQEWTQQVQDMLNTKKFGDIAFRDKDFKNAVDYYTKLVSMMSVPSGTVFVRRALSYLMIDQAELALRDAMQAQVCLPEWPTAFYVQALALSKLGMETDAQDMLNDGASFEAKRQSSWRI from the exons ATGGGTTGCTTTCAATCAAAAACGACGCATTTGGCATCTCCAGATGAAAAGCCACTTCCTCCAGCTgaagacaaagaagaagaaggagaagaagaagtaaaagaagaagaagaagaagaagaagaagaagatggcaGCGCAGATCTAAAAGGAAATGAAGAGGAAGAGGTGCCTCCATTCCGAGAGTTCAGCTTAGCAGAACTAAGAGCTGCCACTAATGGTTTCGCTACCCATTTCATTGTCTCAGAGAGCGGAGAAAAGGCTCCTAATGTGGTCTACAAAGGGAAGCTCAATAACAATCGTCTCGTCGCCATCAAGCGTTTCTCTAGGCTCTCCTGGCCTGACCCTCACCAGTTTCTg GATGGTGACCCTCGATTATCTAGTTTTGGTCTTATGAAGAACAGCCGAGATGGAAAAAGCTACAGCACTAACTTAGCTTATACTCCCCCTGAATTTTTGCGCACAG GTAGGGTCATCCCTGAGAGTGTAATCTACAGTTATGGAACTGTTTTGCTTGACCTCTTGAGTGGGAAACATATACCTCCGAGCCAT GCATTGGACTTGATAAGGGGGAAgaatttattgttattgatGGATTCATCCTTGGAAGGACAATATGCAAATGAAGATGCAACTGAATTGGTAGAACTTGCCTCAAAATGTCTACAGTATGAGGCTAAAGATCGACCTGATATCAGATTTCTTCTCTCAGCAGTGGCACCCCTTCAGAAGCTGAAAGAG GTTGCATCACATGTGCTAATGGGCATATCGAAAACTCCTGTCCTGCTGCCAACCATGCTTTCCCCACTTGGAAAGGCTTGCGCTAGAATGGATCTTACCGCAGTGCATGATATTTTGCTTAAAACAGGCTATAAAGATGAAGAAGGTGCAGAAAATGAG CTGTCATTTCAAGAGTGGACTCAGCAAGTGCAAGATATGCTGAACACAAAAAAGTTTGGAGACATTGCTTTCAGAGACAAGGATTTCAAAAATGCTGTTGATTATTATACAAAG CTGGTATCGATGATGTCTGTTCCGTCGGGAACTGTTTTTGTGAGGCGAGCCCTCTCATACTTGATGATTGACCAGGCAGAACTTGCCCTGAGAGATGCCATGCAGGCTCAGGTGTGCTTGCCTGAGTGGCCTACTGCCTTTTATGTACAAGCTCTTGCACTCTCCAAGCTTGGGATGGAAACTGATGCTCAGGACATGCTTAATGATGGAGCTTCATTCGAAGCGAAGAGGCAGAGCAGCTGGCGCATTTGA
- the LOC125368706 gene encoding uncharacterized protein LOC125368706, whose protein sequence is MSKLYYVIGGHDGDDTLKYTFITSLQDEIQPEVNNMIAATKRPVNSITLGEIWQFTLSSIKRLCDQQELFKRLSQRDLIVQKACNKNHLKIKCKAANCVCTNHKKKSGHHFQKYTRSNKKFRKKNPKRFKFKYFRKKRNQGYKSDRCFICKRKGHYAKNCPRNPEKSAKMIQQVSMSLSLADSFEEEIESLLSEQEDLTPESLFGL, encoded by the coding sequence ATGTCTAAGCTCTACTATGTCATTGGAGGACATGATGGTGACGATACACTAAAGTATACCTTCATCACCTCTTTGCAGGATGAAATACAACCTGAGGTTAACAATATGATTGCGGCTACAAAGAGACCAGTCAACTCTATTACACTTGGCGAAATCTGGCAATTCACACTCTCTTCCATTAAGAGACTGTGTGATCAACAAGAGTTATTCAAAAGGTTATCTCAAAGGGACTTGATAGTTCAAAAGGCTTGCAACAAAAACCACCTCAAGATTAAGTGCAAAGCCGCCAACTGCGTCTGTACAAATCATAAGAAGAAATCTGGACATCATTTCCAGAAATACACGCGCAGCAACAAGAAGTTCAGGAAAAAGAACCCAAagagattcaaattcaaatactTCCGTAAAAAACGGAACCAGGGGTACAAATCTGACAGATGTTTCATCTGCAAAAGGAAGGGACATTATGCAAAAAATTGTCCTAGGAATCCAGAAAAGTCAGCAAAGATGATTCAACAAGTCAGCATGTCTTTATCTCTTGCAGACTCTTTTGAAGAGGAGATAGAATCTCTACTTTCAGAGCAAGAAGATCTTACCCCAGAAAGCTTATTTGGGTTATAA